From a region of the Zingiber officinale cultivar Zhangliang chromosome 4B, Zo_v1.1, whole genome shotgun sequence genome:
- the LOC121976146 gene encoding choline transporter protein 1-like, whose translation MGGPLGAIIGRYPAAAGVDAEGQIGGGGGSGSDGGIIRHNRKCRDLVFLVIFIAFWVAMIVNSSFGFNQGNPLRLTYSLDYKGNVCGNRHADPDLRELDVRYWLDPNQVYLSGVKESRFDLADARSICLMECPIPSEDGLNWVCDYPEGDIRLSVDDWINRDYDYYEFLTPEMRNTSLQLQGPCYPIIFPSVNVHWSCQFIVRASNVSLKHWQQMGGVNIDENIIIDKTIHKTINSPSSVLKRYVADIGKAWPVLIVCGGIVPLFLSVIWLLMIRHFVAGMTWITVILFNALVISVTMLYYAKAGWIGDDALSVVIGESDPYIHISGREINHLRVVAILMTIVMIIAFLSSIAIVRRILIATSVLKVAAKVIGEVQALIIFPILPYVVLAIFYMFWFSAALHLFSSGQILKNDCSGNCCAFDLKSNKVNCDNCCGYSIHYTPHIGISILFHLFGCYWATQFIIACSSTVIAGSVASYYWARGEISPEIPFLPVFSSMKRLLRYSLGSVALGSVIVSVVEWIRFILEAFRRRLRHTDPAPATFFGKFMSSSSHYCLGCIDWTIKSVNRNAYIMIAITGKGFSRASVIATGLIMNNILRIGKVNVIGDVILYLGKLCVSLFCALFAFLMLDTYKYKSSHNKISSPLFPVLVTWGLGYIVATLFFAVVEMSIDTIILSFCQDTEEHQGTAQCAPLLLIETLDGQGEMQRLTQGP comes from the exons ATGGGCGGTCCGCTGGGGGCGATCATTGGGAGGTACCCGGCGGCGGCTGGGGTGGACGCGGAAGGACAgatcggaggaggaggaggaagtggTAGTGACGGCGGGATCATCAGACACAACAGGAAGTGCAGAGATTTGGTGTTCCTCGTCATCTTTATTGCATTCTGGGTGGCTATGATCGTTAATTCCAGCTTCGGGTTCAACCAGGGCAACCCGCTCCG ACTTACTTATAGTCTGGATTACAAAGGAAATGTTTGCGGGAACAGGCATGCGGATCCTGATTTGCGCGAACTGGACGTTAGGTATTGGCTTGATCCTAATCAGGTTTACTTGAGTGGTGTTAAGGAGAGTCGGTTCGATCTAGCTGATGCAAGGAGCATATGCTTGATGGAATGCCCTATTCCTTCAGAAGATGGTCTCAACTGGGTTTGCGATTACCCAGAGGGGGACATTCGCCTCTCTGTGGATGATTGGATTAACAGGGACTATGACTACTATGAATTTCTAACACCAGAAATGAGGAATACTTCTCTTCAGCTCCAAGGTCCATGCTATCCCATCATATTTCCAAGTGTGAATG TGCACTGGAGCTGTCAGTTTATCGTACGTGCATCAAATGTTTCATTGAAGCATTGGCAGCAGATGGGCGGTGTTAACATTGATGAGAACATAATTATAGATAAAACTATTCACAAAACAATCAATTCCCCATCATCTGTTTTAAAG AGATATGTTGCAGATATAGGGAAAGCATGGCCCGTGTTAATTGTTTGTGGAGGAATTGTTCCACTCTTCTTGTCTGTTATCTGGCTACTGATGATACGCCATTTTGTTGCGGGAATGACTTGGATAACAGTGATTCTCTTCAATGCTCTTGTAATATCAGTTACAATGTTGTACTATGCAAAAG CTGGATGGATTGGTGATGATGCCTTATCAGTTGTTATTGGCGAAAGTGATCCCTACATCCACATAAGTGGCCGG GAAATAAATCATCTTCGTGTAGTAGCTATTCTTATGACGATAGTAATGATTATTGCCTTCCTATCTTCGATTGCAATTGTTCGCCGAATACTTATAGCAACATCTGTTTTGAAG GTTGCAGCAAAAGTTATTGGGGAAGTTCAGGCTCTTATAATCTTCCCAATACTTCCATATGTTGTTCTTGCTATATTCTATATGTTCTGGTTTTCTGCTGCTCTTCATCTTTTCAGCTCGGGTCAGATACTCAAAAATGACTGTAGTGGCAATTGCTGTGCATTTGACCTAAAGTCCAACAAGGTCAATTGTGATAATTGTTGTGGCTATAGCATCCATTACACCCCACACATTGGAATTTCTATTCTTTTTCACTTATTTGGATGCTACTGGGCAACACAGTTTATCATTGCCTGTTCATCTACAGTCATTGCTGGATCAGTTGCCTCTTACTACTGGGCTCGTGGTGAGATATCG CCAGAGATTCCATTTCTTCCTGTATTTTCTTCTATGAAGCGGCTCTTGCGATACAGTCTGGGATCGGTGGCGCTTGGCTCCGTCATTGTATCCGTTGTCGAATGGATCCGGTTTATACTTGAGGCTTTTCGGCGTAGGTTAAGACATACTGATCCTGCTCCAGCAACCTTCTTTGGAAAGTTCATGTCCTCTTCTTCACACTATTGCTTAGGATGCATCGATTGGACCATCAAGTCTGTGAATCGCAATGCATACATTATG ATTGCTATCACAGGAAAAGGATTTAGCAGAGCTTCGGTGATTGCCACTGGTTTGATCATGAATAACATTTTACGCATAGGAAAGGTCAATGTCATCGGAGATGTCATTCTTTACCTCGGAAAGTTATGTGTTAGCCTCTTCTGTGCATTATTTGCATTCCTTATGCTGGATACCTACAAATACAAATCTTCTCATAACAAGATCTCATCCCCTCTATTCCCTGTTCTG GTAACTTGGGGACTTGGTTACATAGTAGCAACTCTCTTTTTTGCGGTCGTCGAGATGTCGATAGATACTATCATACTCTCCTTCTGCCAAGATACAGAAGAACATCAAGGAACTGCTCAGTGCGCGCCACTTCTGCTCATAGAAACACTAGATGGCCAAGGAGAAATGCAGAGACTAACACAAGGCCCTTAA